The DNA segment CGTTGGCACTTCGGCGTCAGGCGGAGGAGggcgcagcagcagcggcggcagtGGCAGTGGAAGCAAGCGGTGTGATATGCGAGCCAAGCTAGAGCGCAGCCGACAGAGTGCGCGCGAGTGCCGGGCACGCAAGAAGCTGCGCTACCAGTACCTTGAGGAATTGGTGGCCGATCGAGAGAAGGCCGTGCTGGTGCTGCGCCACGAGCTCGACATGGTGAGTGGTGGCCACCCCGGGTAACACACATTCTGGCTTGCCACAACAAATAATTGCCCCTTGGAATGATCAGATATACAGCTGAACCTTGTTATAA comes from the Rhipicephalus sanguineus isolate Rsan-2018 chromosome 6, BIME_Rsan_1.4, whole genome shotgun sequence genome and includes:
- the LOC119396610 gene encoding cAMP-responsive element-binding protein-like 2, with the protein product MQMETDEYEFHYVKKESAEEEGRGGRRGRRSSGSSVGTSASGGGGRSSSGGSGSGSKRCDMRAKLERSRQSARECRARKKLRYQYLEELVADREKAVLVLRHELDMYRQYFKEMDQGNIPEAVLEILEKEQEEREQQIPQQE